Part of the Lolium rigidum isolate FL_2022 chromosome 6, APGP_CSIRO_Lrig_0.1, whole genome shotgun sequence genome, cttttcttttccttttcctttttattttcttttctgtctctttttttctttttttcttttctgtttattttttttgttcaaaCTTAGAAAGTTCaatctaaaatttgttcaaatttgaaaattgttcaaatctgaaaatagttcaaaaaatgttcaaatctaaaaatcgttcaaatttgaaatttgttcatagTAAAAAAATTCAATTTTAGAAAATTGTTTGAGctaaaaaattgttcatattaaaaaaatcaggaaatgttcaaattttaaaattgttcagatttaaaaactgttcaaaattttaaacggttcaaatttgaaattgttcagttacaaaatgttcaaatttaaaactgttcattttcagaaaactgttcaaatttttgTGAAATAATTTTtcttaaaaaatattttaaagttttatatttaaaaaatgaaaatataaacagaaaagaaaaatacagaaaacaaggaagaaaaaagataaaaaaaagctCACCTGATgcgatgggccgcggcccactaacGTGGGGGCTGTGCGGTGTGTTGcacccaccgacctggtcggtgtaaagCAGCTCCCCTAATTTTGACACGTATGTTGATTCATCGAACTCGCTTCCTACTGTTTTCTTGATAGTTTTTAAGAGGACTTCAAGGCCCACTTTGAAACACATTAAAACAAAACAtataataataagaaaaacatagaaaaaggaaaagaaatcaGGAAAACATAGGAACTGATGTGACATGACTTGTGGATCGTACTGCAATGTGAAACAAATGATTTCGAAAAATTGTTGTTTTGGATGTCCTACTATTTTTTTGCACCACTCAATAATAAAATTGACCTCGCTGGTTTAAAGATACATGTACTCATTTGATCGTGAGAGCAGATTATCGGACTTGGACAATTGATTCAGTTAGGCTACTGAATCTCGATGCCGGTAAACTCGTCTATTAGGCCACTCTGATTACACATAAAAATAACTACACACAAAGGAATACTTCCTGGAAGCAAAAATACAATATAATGTTGTAAACTCGTCTATTAGGTCACTCATTACCAATGCTAGGTGTGCTAGCTATGTTAGGTGTAATGCTGCAATGCGAAGTCTATGGATCGAACAAGGTGCTCTAGAATCCAGTTCCGCCAGCTTGCCACGCTTTTCGTGGTTGTCTATGTTTGAAGCATACATTCTTCTTGCTCCGAGACGACAGACAGATCCATATCGCATCCGTCCCGATGATATACGATTGCAACATGTGCGGCGCAAGTAAAACCCTGCACGTCGAGACGCATCTGCGGCCACCAGACTCGACGTGATGAGCTCTAGCTGCTGTCCCGACGTGCCGTGCTAAGTGTCGAGACTTAGAGcaagtctaacagaccccgtataatttcgccccgtataacgcgagtagagggccctgtatcgggttttcgccggccgaaaactcggacgagctagcagaccccgtatacccaccccgtaaaacagaatattctgttttacggggtggtatacgggtctgctagctcgtccgagttttcaaccctcaaaacagggttttttgacaaattgcatattagaaccaacacaccattcacataaaataaatgttttacatcacacaataatcgtcataattattacaataatgtttttcggaaatgtcaacaagaattaaacaaataaaaaacaaatgtttcacacatacaacaataggaaatgaatgtttaacacatacaacaataggaaataaatcattggccatgcaactgccaatggtgatcaatcaaatcttgggtgagctggtgatgagtctcggcattttcaatgcctcgatgagctgcaagaaaagcttcaatccgatcggggttcctctcgggctgcactcgggtgccaacattgtcatagaaacacgGCAAGTTCAAACCGcgttcatcttcaatgatcatgttgtgaagaatcacacaacatgtcatgacatcaacaagagtttccttgtcccaaaacctagcaggaccccggacaattgcaaaccttgcttgcaagacaccaaaagctctctcaatatccttgcggcatgcctcttgatttttggtgaagcaagcttcctttcttgtcaaagccctgtctttttctcttttatggacttgacaagggttgcatagttagggtaaataccatctgtgagatagtaccccatggtgtactcattgttcataactttgtagttacaaggtggAGATTCACCCctaactagtcttgcaaacaaaggggatctattcaagatgttgatgtcgttgagtgtccccggcaatccaaaaaagcatgccaaatccataagtcttgagaggccacgacttcaagaacaatggtagcatcgcggcttttgccacaatacattccatgccatgcttttggacaatttttccatgtccaatgcatgcaatccaaactaccaagcatccccggccacccctcttttcattgatctccatgagcctttttgtatcatcctcatttggagctcggagatacttctctccatacaacttgatcaccatcttggcaaacatacgcacgcaatccgtggttgtttgcacaccaatgcgCAGGTACTCGtcggtataatctgctggtataccgtatgcaataaccctcatggcggcagaaattttttgatatgggctaaatcccatgacttgggcagcatttcttctttgcttgaaataatcgcaatttgcctcgcaatctttgacgattctctcgaacaaagacctacgcattcggtaccgtctacggaagaggcggggaggataggtcggtacctcggcgaagtaatcttgcatcagctgttcgtggccgagcgcgcggttccgcggaatgcacatacgccccatcacggatcctttccgctgatccagcaGCTTCAAGCGGTCCTCCATTTGCTTCAAGCCGAACAGGAGCACCATCATCTCCGTCTCGGCGTCGTTGAGCAACTCGTCGATGTCGGAATCATCCGAATCCGACGACgaccaatcggtcgacgtcgcctccaaatccgccatgtgcacatcctccgaagccatctaccacggggaACCATAGATCAGCCCGAAATCCGACCAATTTACCGGCGGCAACGAGcaagaacgcggcggaatactcaccggtGACAAACAGCGGAGAAGACCACggctggacggcggcggcgcgcgcggagggacgcggaacttcagccggggtgcggcggaggtgcggcgcagctcggcgcggctcggcggacggcggagggccgcggatctgacggattccggcggcggcgcgcgggggaagAAGGATGGGGAcaactgaaatgtccgcgcgcgctttcggaattgggatagtggtttcgcccactatccccgctcccaccccgcacaagtagggggcgacgacccgccccgtagTCGAAAACAGGAAAAATCGATGCGGgagccgtttttacggggcgtgctagacggccgggtagacgcgaaaccctcaaatcggcggttattatacgggtttgccccttttacggggtctgttcgcCCACGCACGACGATCTTGTTTACTCATCATCACAAGTGCCCGCAGAGCGTgacggacatcatcaccatcctgCAGACCGACGCGAAAGCGGTTCGCAGCCACTGTGTCGACgctgctccggcgccgccgcccttCTCCGTGATCCACGCGCCGTCGGGGTGATCATGATCAGGCagctgctccgccgcctccgCGTATGCGCCCTCCTCCCATCCGTCCAGGCCCGGCGCGTCGTCCCTGCACAGCCCCTGCGGCACGTGCGGCGGCACAGACACCGGCAGCTCCTCGTAGTGGCCGGCGTCCACGCCCGGTGACTCTGGGCCCGGCGTGCACGGCGGGCAGCAGTAGCACAGCTTCAGCTCCATCGCGACGTCAGCTCTCCTTGGGTTTAGACTTTCGACGCGAGCGAAATATATATATCCTACGGGCTACGGCAATACTGGATACCAAATCCGATCCGGGCCTTGATTTGGTGGATGAAGGATCGAGAGTTTGAGACGGAATCGGGATTAGCCGGAAATCAACTCTCGGGTCCTAACCGAACTTACCTCTAATAACAGTGCACAAAATAAACAACGGTTGGGAGGAAAAGCAGAACACACGGTATAAGTAAATTTAACACATCATTTCGAAAATGTGGCACCTCGATTCCAGTACACCATACTCGATTTGCAAGCGTCGGAGAAACAACTTTGATGCTACATGCACCAGATCATCAGAGTAAAAAGTGATGGCGAGCCAGGAAATATCGAGGGAGATAGGTTTTCAGATTAAGAGCAGGCTACATTACTCATAAACATATTCCACGGAGACATAAATCGACCTCCTGAACAGAATCAGCAAAGCTCACATGGGTCTTCCTAGACTGGCCCCTGAGATTTCATGAAACTATGCAGGCCTGTGCTCAGGTCTGTCATAGGCTGCTATGTTCTGCGGTTCACACTCCGGGCTGAAGAGCCGCACAAGCACCGCCGATGTCGCGCTACAAGAGACTGCTCCGCATGATGCCCACCTGAGACTCCTTGGAACAGTTATCCTTGGACCTGCAGAATGAACTCAACATCAGCGAAATAGTTACAAAATTTCAGTTTCATTGGAAGGACTATCACCCAAAACAATATTTGTCATACTCATATAATGACAGAAAATAATCCGATTAACAAAATCGTGATAATATTAACAAATATATGTGTGAAAGATGAACAGGAACAAATATTGTTATCGAGTAAATGTAGACCGTCACAAAGAATTTACCATAGTGAAGGCGGCAGAGCACCCAGAAAGCAAGGCCGCCACCAACGGAGAAGATGCCAGCAGTGTGACGCATCAGACGGGAGCAGGGCTTTGACTCTGGCCGCATCACGTCCCCTTCTGACCATCCAAGTAGCTGTCGTAACGACATCGCGGCCCTTAGCTTGTTTGGTGATAGAAGACTCTGCTAGTTTGCTGGAGCTGACAAGAGGTTCAGCTCTTCAGACTTCAGTGCACTTCGCTTCCTGAAATCGTTTGTAGTTAAATACTTTTTCCTTCCGAAACAATCTCAAGACTGAAATGTAAAATGGAAAAACTAACAGAGAATGTTGGCAGATGTGAACAtgtttcaaattttttaacaTCAGCAGTCTGATAAGATAAATGTAAATAGACCTATTCTCTGATTTTTCAGTGATCAAtggttaccatttgttaaacagaTAAGAACTTAGACAATTTACAGCATGCAACCAATTAAGAGTTACAATAACACACCAGAAACTAATATCCAAAGTCCATGCTCCAGAAAAAAAATATATTGGCTAAAAACTGTGTGTACCCACTGTTGTGTATTTTGGCCTTCAAAGAAAGTGAAATCTATATGTCAACGAGGTCCTATCCTGGAAAGTAAACTGTTTACCAACTCTATGATCATCCATATGTCTGTATGTGATCAAGTGAGCAGCAAGGCAAACAGGCTAAAGCACAGCAAACAAGAATAAGGTGATAGGAAAAATTAGCAGTCATGAAACAATATTGTGAAACTTTAGATACAAGAAATGAAGGCGTATGATGCAAAACTCGCCCTGGTTAATGCATATTTAGTTTACAACCATATGCAAATCAAACATATTCTGTCGTTCTGTCATTAAAGGGGACATTCTGCTGGGCTTGAGTGTGCCATGTTACCATGTTCAGAACTAAACAATACATGCAATATTTTGACCTTTATGTTCAACCCACAATCCTCAATTCTATTGATAGCCACCATTTCATCTAGGATCAGTGATAACTTTGCGATGCCAATTTACTTTGGACATtatatgtttacctcttatcacaGTGTGATGTGTGTAAACCAAGATCACTCAAACGGCAGAGCAAACCAGAACACTACAAACCCCTACCAGCGACATGCCAAAACTGCACACCAGATACTCTTCCTATTGCCCAAAAGACACTAAGGTAAAGTGGAGCGGACTTAAAGTGGGGTGAGAGGTTTTGGAACTCCAGCAATATGGGAGATCAAGCTGCTAGTAACATTACAATAAAATCGCAGTAAACTGGATCGATCGGAACATCTAAAAAAGAAGATATATTTGGATTCAGTCGCTCATTTCATCGAACTAAGCACGACTCGGAACAATCCTAGCAAGCTACCTAGGGCTTTAGTAATAGCAGAAGAAAATGGTCTGGACATATCTCTCTTGCATACTCGATGAAGGGGAGAAGGGAAGAGTTCCTGCATAGTTAAGGTGGGTTGGCATAGGTGGACGGATGCCTGGACCCATCTCCAGCTCTGGCAAAGACAGGTCAGACAGTGCTGGACTTGGGAGTAGGCAGAGGAGGGGGGTTGGTATTTGTTTGGGAGTCGGCAAATACTATATTCATCACACTAATGTGAACTGATGAGCGATGGAAACTTTTTGTGTGAAAATAAATTAACATTTAGTCAGTATTGCAAATGATGCCAATCTATATGGTAGCTGACATCAAAGAAAACGAGAAATGAACCACTGGATAACTTAATACAACATAAGACTATGTGCAAAAAAACAAGAAGTAACACTATAGAGCATTTTCCCTGTCCTAGATCTGCATCATATACTTGGCGCAGCATTCTCCATGGTCATCAATTGGTGAAAAGGGTGTGCTGTGGTGAATTGGTAACGGCAATTTTTTTCGTTGAAGTCTGAAAACTGGATTCCTGGTGTTAACCTCAGTTTTACAGCTACCAGATGTCCACTTCCCGAAAACCAAACGGTCAGTCTGTTACTCGATAATGATGGCCTTAATTGGGATGATGATATAATTAGACACTTCTTCTGTGATGAGGAATCCAACCTGATTCTTGATATACCTATCAGTAGTGATAGTTGTCCTGATTTTATTTCTTGGCCTCATTTTCGTACAGGTGTCAATACAGTGTGATCGGCATATAACTTGGCTCAGTCAGAATGCCTCAGATCACTTCTGGCAAGCTTGAAGTAGCACTGCTGGGGGATCTAATCATGGTAATATGCAGAAGGTCGGAAGAGCTTGTGACAGGTACAATGTCTGAACAAAATGAAGATCCACTTATGGAGATGTGCGCAAAACTGCTTAACAACCGGGCAACAATTGCAATACAGATCAATTCTTATGGCATCAATTTGAAGCTTCAGAGTTACCATACATTCCAACACTGGATTTTGGACTGGCTATTGTCTGCTATGAGTATTGAGACTATTATGTTTGATGTCACCTTTTTGCATATATGGGAAGCACGTCATGGAACCGGAATTGATGAACCAATGCTACATCCTAAGAGAGAATCAGAGAAGATCAAGGTTTATGTGGATATGATTTTACAGCACTCCTTCGAACTGAAAAACTCCAACAGATGTGAGACCCAGTCTTTCAATTCCAAAGTGCTCTCCACCACCGGAGGAAACAGCAATGATTAATGTGGACGCTGCTATCTTTTCACAATCCAAACTTATGGGATCAGGGGTTCTTATCCGAGACCACAGCGGTGTTTGTTTGGCAGCAacacattctttctttgagcgggTTTCATCTCCTGAACTGGCTGAAGCTAAAGCTGTCAAAACATGCTATTTCCTTTGCGCTGGAACTGGGGGATGGCATTGTTTTCCTTTTGTCAGATTGCCTGCCACTCATTTCAAAACTGAATAAGCCTGTTAGTGACAGAACCTCCACTGGTGCTGTGGTTTATAATATTAAGaagctagcttctagatttgcttatGTATCGTTTGTTCATGTCAGTAGACATTCTTATAGGGCGGCCCATGTCTTAGCCAGACCGTCCGAACATGCCTCAGGCGTCATGTAGATAAATGAATCGCCGGTTCATATTCGGGACATCATTTGTAAAGAATTAATTATCTGTCTTAAATTAATGAAACACCGACCATTACCTCAAAAAAAAGCACAGAACAATGAACTGAACCCTTGCATAGCTTTCAGCAGTAAAAAAACCATGCAAGCCACTCCAACACAGCCATTGCCAGTTAAAATAAGATATCATGTGAAAGACAGTAGCATAGATGCCAACATGCACATCACACACTTCAGGCACAAGTCTAAATCTACCAGGGAATTTGAGGGATTTGCCCTAAAGTTCAGAACCTATGATCATATGCCTATTTGATGAGCCACTGTGATAAAATGCCCTAAAGCAGATTGCGCCACTTGATGGGAAAATCGAGGATTTGCACAGAAGTTTGCTGGTCATATACCC contains:
- the LOC124662973 gene encoding uncharacterized protein LOC124662973 — translated: MSLRQLLGWSEGDVMRPESKPCSRLMRHTAGIFSVGGGLAFWVLCRLHYGPRITVPRSLRWASCGAVSCSATSAVLVRLFSPECEPQNIAAYDRPEHRPA